The following proteins are co-located in the Myxocyprinus asiaticus isolate MX2 ecotype Aquarium Trade chromosome 18, UBuf_Myxa_2, whole genome shotgun sequence genome:
- the rsf1a gene encoding remodeling and spacing factor 1 isoform X1, whose protein sequence is MAAPSTTAALPTALSPSFAVVCSFLERYGSALDLPELTFPQLERYLQETSAVPRPLIELHIKLLRKIGKTVTPDKWEKYLVKMCQEFNSTWAWELERKSYGEMTIECKTGILKYLCECQFDENLKFKTLINEEDPDKMRLQPIGRDKEGLLYWFQLDQDQNVRVYSEEQDDLDESSWRCIARTRNDLADTLEQLKAQMEPAVTDQEGQDGTTCPNMDAEGEHEDVKNCVSGHLTNSTIHSKESDLIPRNIKKETSTDPVKPEPEDRDEVEFKVVKMSKHKLEQTPAIDNRVSTIKTLVKEERKDCPRAWNAISVVMPPVSIKQEIPVKEETCEDRKKTTSGNMVRTIKCDQQAKIPLKKRELKRSGGYDISNHYGNINQNNNNLNSNGSISTGGIIVRNPAVLLVREQLTRSEFPTERKGPVATIAVPGTEFPQELSIDPTCGKHSPVDQCQQTVRQQYVGVGVIKGPIEQKKPLTETANSHIKDINGLHGYGDVLKPDAGCTHSVRQSVLVGKSQIKEGNNLFPCSIPEDLVSKDISKKGQDLSGKASNVVEQESPSIEKLNKTSVEARVEERDNDVVKLKNCKVRVLSIIGKTNIVAKDKSQDKVLRSQRKKSLEKTKSKLQPREERPKKDPSPSNSEVLDENGGEGEKSGHSDEEASSELQKEGIRLKIKIPLHRRTPELQHKDIEESETSNRRSLRRSARISKPSPKVADIRGRKRGRKHTTSSVAKDEEEQMEDDEVKVQPKQEIHKTVDTEGQTSKSPKAKRRHKRTCWSNIRTKNCKSKGDPEVEEEVDDDKDNKSEKGDNKSETDSDQLNELPPEDACKHCGLANHPELILLCDLCDSGYHTACLRPPLMIIPDGEWFCPPCQHKLLCERLEEQLQNLDSALKKKERAERRRERLVYVGISVENIILNPDGDEEEGLTEKKKDAKKGNNLGRRSTRTRKSISYRFDDFDEAIDEAIEEDILDFETEDDDTDKPVTSVTGQQRNMASRECRQSVKPLPPRKRKRRRLNDLDSDSTVDEEESEDEFQLSDSEWGSGESAAENQPTSKRTGRITHLQKSRRSSRRLHTRQRGSSEEVLESEEEEEEMETEGSNEFSDSNVDMSRRQPRRSHKSHVNYYETPESDGSQKASNQKHSSLPHRRRLSSSNSEDSILSKDFDPKERRERGRKCDSTRQYSKQKHKPQKQSQRRSSGEEEEDFEEAGETEESEEHERPLRKRLNRIETDEEEEEEEQRKQNTRGKGCSSRPSRGLKDTRWRHTARNTAGPRGSNRHNGLAPLRAAPQDDDGDDDDDDEEQFTGDTDLVNFVFDSEQLS, encoded by the exons ATGGCTGCTCCGAGCACCACAGCGGCTCTTCCTACAGCTCTCAGCCCCAGTTTTGCGGTGGTCTGCTCTTTCCTAGAGCGCTACGGGTCTGCTTTGGATCTGCCCGAGCTGACGTTCCCCCAGCTGGAGCGATACTTACAGGAGACATCAGCGG TTCCTCGACCTTTGATTGAGCTTCATATTAAGTTACTGCGCAAGATTGGCAAGACGGTCACACCAGACAAATGGGAGAAATATCTTGTAAAG ATGTGCCAGGAGTTTAACAGCACCTGGGCATGGGAACTTGAGAGAAAAAGCTATGGAGAAATGACAATTGAGTGTAAAACTGGCATCCTAAAG TACTTGTGTGAGTGCCAGTTTGATGAAAATCTAAAGTTTAAGACATTAATCAACGAGGAAGACCCAGATAAGATGCGCCTACAGCCGATCGGTAGAGACAAGGAAGGCCTTTTGTACTGGTTCCAGTTAGACCAAGATCAGAATGTGCGTGTTTATTCTGAGGAACAAGATGACTTGGATGAATCCTCCTGGAGATGCATTGCGAG GACTAGAAATGATCTTGCAGACACACTtgaacagcttaaagcccagatgGAGCCAGCTGTGACTGACCAAGAGGGGCAAGATGGTACCacctgcccaaatatggatgcaGAAG GTGAGCATGAGGACGTAAAAAACTGTGTATCAGGACACTTAACCAACAGTACCATCCATTCCAAGGAGAGTGATTTAATACccagaaacattaaaaaagaaaCCTCAACAGATCCTGTTAAACCTGAACCGGAAGACAGGGATGAAGTTGAGTTCAAAGTTGTCAAAATGTCCAAGCATAAATTAGAGCAGACCCCAGCCATAGACAACAGGGTCAGTACGATCAAAACACTTGTCAAAGAAGAACGAAAAGATTGTCCCAGAGCATGGAACGCCATTTCAGTCGTCATGCCCCCTGTCTCCATAAAACAGGAAATTCCAGTGAAAGAAGAGACTTGTGAAGACAGGAAAAAGACAACGTCTGGGAACATGGTGAGAACTATAAAGTGCGATCAACAGGCTAAAATACCACTGAAGAAGAGAGAGTTAAAAAGAAGTGGGGGATATGACATCAGCAATCACTATGGAAATATcaatcaaaacaacaacaaccttaACAGCAATGGTAGCATCAGCACAGGGGGTATCATTGTCCGCAACCCTGCCGTTTTATTAGTGAGGGAACAGCTCACCAGAAGTGAATTCCCAACTGAGAGGAAAGGTCCAGTGGCCACTATTGCTGTCCCAGGTACAGAATTTCCTCAAGAGCTCAGCATCGACCCAACTTGTGGGAAGCATTCACCAGTTGATCAATGCCAACAGACAGTTCGACAACAATACGTAGGTGTTGGGGTGATCAAGGGTCCCATTGAGCAAAAGAAGCCTTTGACTGAAACTGCTAATAGTCACATAAAGGACATAAATGGTCTTCATGGATATGGGGATGTCTTGAAACCTGATGCTGGGTGCACACATAGTGTCAGACAGTCTGTCCTTGTTGGGAAATCACAGATTAAGGAGGGCAACAATCTTTTTCCTTGTAGTATCCCAGAGGATTTAGTGTCAAAAGACATTAGCAAAAAGGGCCAAGATCTGTCTGGAAAAGCATCAAACGTTGTTGAGCAGGAGTCTCCTTCGATTGAAAAGCTGAATAAAACTTCAGTTGAGGCAAGGGTTGAAGAAAGAGATAATGATGTGGTCAAACTAAAAAATTGCAAGGTGAGAGTTCTCTCAATCATAGGAAAAACAAATATTGTTGCAAAGGACAAAAGCCAAGACAAGGTTCTGAGAAGCCAGAGAAAGAAAAGTTTGGAAAAGACCAAGTCCAAGCTTCAGCCGAGAGAAGAGAGACCAAAGAAAGACCCATCGCCTAGTAATAGTGAGGTTTTAGATGAAAATGGAGGAGAAGGTGAAAAGTCTGGACACAGTGATGAGGAGGCATCTTCAGAGCTTCAGAAGGAAGGAATCCGACTGAAGATTAAGATCCCACTTCATAGACGAACTCCTGAACTCCAGCACAAAGATATTGAGGAGTCAGAAACCAGCAATCGGCGATCCCTACGGAGATCTGCTAGAATCAGCAAACCCAGCCCCAAAGTGGCAGATATTCGGGGCAGGAAACGAGGCAGAAAACATACAACCTCCTCTGTGGCAAAGGACGAAGAAGAACAAATGGAAGATGATGAGGTGAAAGTCCAGCCCAAGCAGGAGATACACAAAACAGTGGACACAGAAGGACAGACTTCGAAGTCTCCGAAG GCCAAACGACGACACAAGAGGACTTGTTGGTCAAACATTCGTACAAAAAATTGCAAATCCAAAGGAGATCCTGAGGTGGAGGAGGAAGTGGATGACGACAAAGACAACAAATCAGAGAAAGGAGACAATAAGAGTGAGACGGACTCTGACCAGCTTAATGAGCTTCCACCTGAAGATGCGTGTAAACACTGTGGTCTTGCCAACCACCCAGAATTG ATTCTTCTTTGTGATCTGTGCGACAGTGGGTACCACACAGCCTGTTTGAGACCTCCACTAATGATCATTCCCGATGGGGAATGGTTCTGTCCTCCTTGCCAGCAT AAGCTTCTCTGTGAGAGGTTGGAAGAACAACTTCAGAATCTGGACTCTGCTCTGAAGAAAAAAGAGCGAGCTGAACGAAG gcgtGAGCGGTTGGTGTATGTGGGCATTAGCGTGGAGAACATTATACTCAACCCT GATGGTGATGAAGAGGAGGGCCTGACAGAGAAGAAGAAAGATGCCAAAAAGGGCAATAATCTGGGGAGGCGATCAACCAGGACGAGAAAATCCATCAGTTACAG GTTTGATGACTTTGATGAAGCCATTGATGAAGCGATAGAAGAAGACATTCTAGATTTCGAAACAGAAG ATGATGATACTGATAAACCAGTAACATCTGTCACTGGTCAGCAGAGGAACATGGCAAGCCGTGAATGCCGGCAGTCTGTGAAACCCCTTCCCCCTCGCAAGAGGAAACGCCGGCGTCTCAACGACCTGGACAGCGACAGCACGGTGGACGAGGAGGAGAGTGAGGATGAGTTTCAGCTCAGTGACAG TGaatggggcagtggagagagtgcCGCTGAGAATCAACCCACCTCCAAGAGAACAGGCAGAATCACACACCTACAGAAATCCAGGAGGAGCTCACGCAGACTTCACACCAGACAAAGAGGCTCCTCAGAGGAGGTGTTAGAgtctgaggaagaggaggaggaaatgG AGACAGAGGGCTCAAACGAGTTCAGTGACAGTAATGTGGACATGAGCAGACGGCAACCGCGGCGAAGTCACAAGTCTCATGTCAACTACTACGAGACGCCAGAATCTGACGGGTCACAGAAGGCGTCCAATCAGAAACACTCATCTTTGCCTCACCGCCGACGATTATCCAGCTCCAACAGTGAAG ATTCCATACTTTCTAAAGACTTTGATCCAAAGGAAAGGAGAGAAAGAGGTCGGAAGTGCGATTCAACAAGGCAATACTCAAAACAGAAGCACAAACCACAGAAACAGAGCCAGCGGAGGAGCTCCGGTGAGGAAGAGGAGGACTTTGAGGAAGCAGGAGAGACAGAGGAGTCCGAGGAACATGAACGGCCCCTCCGTAAGAGGTTGAACCGCATAGAAACGGacgaagaagaggaggaagaggagcaaAGAAAGCAGAATACTCGAGGAAAGGGTTGCTCTAGCAGACCCTCTAGAGGCCTGAAGGACACCAGATGGAGGCACACAGCCAGAAACACTGCGGGGCCCCGAGGCTCCAACCGGCACAATggcctggccccgctgagggccGCACCTCAGGATGATGacggtgatgatgatgatgatgatgaggaacaGTTTACTGGAGACACGGACCTTGTTAACTTTGTTTTCGACAGTGAACAGTTGTCCTGA
- the rsf1a gene encoding remodeling and spacing factor 1 isoform X2, with the protein MAAPSTTAALPTALSPSFAVVCSFLERYGSALDLPELTFPQLERYLQETSAVPRPLIELHIKLLRKIGKTVTPDKWEKYLVKMCQEFNSTWAWELERKSYGEMTIECKTGILKYLCECQFDENLKFKTLINEEDPDKMRLQPIGRDKEGLLYWFQLDQDQNVRVYSEEQDDLDESSWRCIARTRNDLADTLEQLKAQMEPAVTDQEGQDGTTCPNMDAEGEHEDVKNCVSGHLTNSTIHSKESDLIPRNIKKETSTDPVKPEPEDRDEVEFKVVKMSKHKLEQTPAIDNRVSTIKTLVKEERKDCPRAWNAISVVMPPVSIKQEIPVKEETCEDRKKTTSGNMVRTIKCDQQAKIPLKKRELKRSGGYDISNHYGNINQNNNNLNSNGSISTGGIIVRNPAVLLVREQLTRSEFPTERKGPVATIAVPGTEFPQELSIDPTCGKHSPVDQCQQTVRQQYVGVGVIKGPIEQKKPLTETANSHIKDINGLHGYGDVLKPDAGCTHSVRQSVLVGKSQIKEGNNLFPCSIPEDLVSKDISKKGQDLSGKASNVVEQESPSIEKLNKTSVEARVEERDNDVVKLKNCKVRVLSIIGKTNIVAKDKSQDKVLRSQRKKSLEKTKSKLQPREERPKKDPSPSNSEVLDENGGEGEKSGHSDEEASSELQKEGIRLKIKIPLHRRTPELQHKDIEESETSNRRSLRRSARISKPSPKVADIRGRKRGRKHTTSSVAKDEEEQMEDDEVKVQPKQEIHKTVDTEGQTSKSPKAKRRHKRTCWSNIRTKNCKSKGDPEVEEEVDDDKDNKSEKGDNKSETDSDQLNELPPEDACKHCGLANHPELILLCDLCDSGYHTACLRPPLMIIPDGEWFCPPCQHKLLCERLEEQLQNLDSALKKKERAERRRERLVYVGISVENIILNPDGDEEEGLTEKKKDAKKGNNLGRRSTRTRKSISYRFDDFDEAIDEAIEEDILDFETEDDDTDKPVTSVTGQQRNMASRECRQSVKPLPPRKRKRRRLNDLDSDSTVDEEESEDEFQLSDRAVNGAVERVPLRINPPPREQAESHTYRNPGGAHADFTPDKEAPQRRC; encoded by the exons ATGGCTGCTCCGAGCACCACAGCGGCTCTTCCTACAGCTCTCAGCCCCAGTTTTGCGGTGGTCTGCTCTTTCCTAGAGCGCTACGGGTCTGCTTTGGATCTGCCCGAGCTGACGTTCCCCCAGCTGGAGCGATACTTACAGGAGACATCAGCGG TTCCTCGACCTTTGATTGAGCTTCATATTAAGTTACTGCGCAAGATTGGCAAGACGGTCACACCAGACAAATGGGAGAAATATCTTGTAAAG ATGTGCCAGGAGTTTAACAGCACCTGGGCATGGGAACTTGAGAGAAAAAGCTATGGAGAAATGACAATTGAGTGTAAAACTGGCATCCTAAAG TACTTGTGTGAGTGCCAGTTTGATGAAAATCTAAAGTTTAAGACATTAATCAACGAGGAAGACCCAGATAAGATGCGCCTACAGCCGATCGGTAGAGACAAGGAAGGCCTTTTGTACTGGTTCCAGTTAGACCAAGATCAGAATGTGCGTGTTTATTCTGAGGAACAAGATGACTTGGATGAATCCTCCTGGAGATGCATTGCGAG GACTAGAAATGATCTTGCAGACACACTtgaacagcttaaagcccagatgGAGCCAGCTGTGACTGACCAAGAGGGGCAAGATGGTACCacctgcccaaatatggatgcaGAAG GTGAGCATGAGGACGTAAAAAACTGTGTATCAGGACACTTAACCAACAGTACCATCCATTCCAAGGAGAGTGATTTAATACccagaaacattaaaaaagaaaCCTCAACAGATCCTGTTAAACCTGAACCGGAAGACAGGGATGAAGTTGAGTTCAAAGTTGTCAAAATGTCCAAGCATAAATTAGAGCAGACCCCAGCCATAGACAACAGGGTCAGTACGATCAAAACACTTGTCAAAGAAGAACGAAAAGATTGTCCCAGAGCATGGAACGCCATTTCAGTCGTCATGCCCCCTGTCTCCATAAAACAGGAAATTCCAGTGAAAGAAGAGACTTGTGAAGACAGGAAAAAGACAACGTCTGGGAACATGGTGAGAACTATAAAGTGCGATCAACAGGCTAAAATACCACTGAAGAAGAGAGAGTTAAAAAGAAGTGGGGGATATGACATCAGCAATCACTATGGAAATATcaatcaaaacaacaacaaccttaACAGCAATGGTAGCATCAGCACAGGGGGTATCATTGTCCGCAACCCTGCCGTTTTATTAGTGAGGGAACAGCTCACCAGAAGTGAATTCCCAACTGAGAGGAAAGGTCCAGTGGCCACTATTGCTGTCCCAGGTACAGAATTTCCTCAAGAGCTCAGCATCGACCCAACTTGTGGGAAGCATTCACCAGTTGATCAATGCCAACAGACAGTTCGACAACAATACGTAGGTGTTGGGGTGATCAAGGGTCCCATTGAGCAAAAGAAGCCTTTGACTGAAACTGCTAATAGTCACATAAAGGACATAAATGGTCTTCATGGATATGGGGATGTCTTGAAACCTGATGCTGGGTGCACACATAGTGTCAGACAGTCTGTCCTTGTTGGGAAATCACAGATTAAGGAGGGCAACAATCTTTTTCCTTGTAGTATCCCAGAGGATTTAGTGTCAAAAGACATTAGCAAAAAGGGCCAAGATCTGTCTGGAAAAGCATCAAACGTTGTTGAGCAGGAGTCTCCTTCGATTGAAAAGCTGAATAAAACTTCAGTTGAGGCAAGGGTTGAAGAAAGAGATAATGATGTGGTCAAACTAAAAAATTGCAAGGTGAGAGTTCTCTCAATCATAGGAAAAACAAATATTGTTGCAAAGGACAAAAGCCAAGACAAGGTTCTGAGAAGCCAGAGAAAGAAAAGTTTGGAAAAGACCAAGTCCAAGCTTCAGCCGAGAGAAGAGAGACCAAAGAAAGACCCATCGCCTAGTAATAGTGAGGTTTTAGATGAAAATGGAGGAGAAGGTGAAAAGTCTGGACACAGTGATGAGGAGGCATCTTCAGAGCTTCAGAAGGAAGGAATCCGACTGAAGATTAAGATCCCACTTCATAGACGAACTCCTGAACTCCAGCACAAAGATATTGAGGAGTCAGAAACCAGCAATCGGCGATCCCTACGGAGATCTGCTAGAATCAGCAAACCCAGCCCCAAAGTGGCAGATATTCGGGGCAGGAAACGAGGCAGAAAACATACAACCTCCTCTGTGGCAAAGGACGAAGAAGAACAAATGGAAGATGATGAGGTGAAAGTCCAGCCCAAGCAGGAGATACACAAAACAGTGGACACAGAAGGACAGACTTCGAAGTCTCCGAAG GCCAAACGACGACACAAGAGGACTTGTTGGTCAAACATTCGTACAAAAAATTGCAAATCCAAAGGAGATCCTGAGGTGGAGGAGGAAGTGGATGACGACAAAGACAACAAATCAGAGAAAGGAGACAATAAGAGTGAGACGGACTCTGACCAGCTTAATGAGCTTCCACCTGAAGATGCGTGTAAACACTGTGGTCTTGCCAACCACCCAGAATTG ATTCTTCTTTGTGATCTGTGCGACAGTGGGTACCACACAGCCTGTTTGAGACCTCCACTAATGATCATTCCCGATGGGGAATGGTTCTGTCCTCCTTGCCAGCAT AAGCTTCTCTGTGAGAGGTTGGAAGAACAACTTCAGAATCTGGACTCTGCTCTGAAGAAAAAAGAGCGAGCTGAACGAAG gcgtGAGCGGTTGGTGTATGTGGGCATTAGCGTGGAGAACATTATACTCAACCCT GATGGTGATGAAGAGGAGGGCCTGACAGAGAAGAAGAAAGATGCCAAAAAGGGCAATAATCTGGGGAGGCGATCAACCAGGACGAGAAAATCCATCAGTTACAG GTTTGATGACTTTGATGAAGCCATTGATGAAGCGATAGAAGAAGACATTCTAGATTTCGAAACAGAAG ATGATGATACTGATAAACCAGTAACATCTGTCACTGGTCAGCAGAGGAACATGGCAAGCCGTGAATGCCGGCAGTCTGTGAAACCCCTTCCCCCTCGCAAGAGGAAACGCCGGCGTCTCAACGACCTGGACAGCGACAGCACGGTGGACGAGGAGGAGAGTGAGGATGAGTTTCAGCTCAGTGACAG GGCAGTGaatggggcagtggagagagtgcCGCTGAGAATCAACCCACCTCCAAGAGAACAGGCAGAATCACACACCTACAGAAATCCAGGAGGAGCTCACGCAGACTTCACACCAGACAAAGAGGCTCCTCAGAGGAGGTGTTAG